One Stigmatopora nigra isolate UIUO_SnigA chromosome 1, RoL_Snig_1.1, whole genome shotgun sequence DNA segment encodes these proteins:
- the prim1 gene encoding DNA primase small subunit — protein sequence MPSASSSSSNYDSASLPDLLPLYYRRLFPFSQYYRWLSYGGVQKNYFQNREFSFTLKDDIYIRYQSFASSNELKKEMQKINPYKIDIGAVYSHRPSQHNTVKSGAFQALEKELVFDIDMTDYDDVRRCCSAADICSKCWTLMTIAIQILDRALRVDFGFQHLLWVYSGRRGVHCWVCDEAARTLSVSARSAVAEYLSLVKGGEETVKKVVLTEPIHPFIRESLTVVERYFSMYALQEQDILGCKESVEQVLALVPDDVRKELQQDFINENNPQNRWQLIMEHARKKQVTAKKGQHFEKEIMLQYCYPRLDVNVSKGVNHLLKSPFSVHPKTGRISVPMDITDLDTFDPFTVPTINLICNELDQAKVDDVEEDENSEVKENEEERAEKHKIRDFKRTSLAKYVKYFDAFLEGLSQSQKGELLRKSDLQKEF from the exons ATGCCGTCAGCTTCATCGTCATCTTCAAATTACGACTCAGCAAGTCTACCGGATTTACTTCCACTTTACTACCGTCGACTCTTTCCCTTTTCACAGTACTACCGCTGGCTCAGCTATGGAGGAG TGCAGAAAAATTATTTCCAGAACCGAGAGTTCTCCTTCACCCTCAAAGACGACATATACATCCGCTACCAGTCTTTTGCCTCATCTAATGAATTGAAGAAGGAAATGCAGAAGATTAACCCTTACAAAATTGATATTGGAGCAGTCTATAGTCACCGG CccagtcaacataatacagtcAAGTCTGGAGCCTTCCAGGCTCTGGAGAAGGAACTGGTCTTCGATATTGACATGACTGATTATGATGATGTCAGAAGATGCTGCAG TGCTGCAGATATTTGTTCCAAGTGCTGGACCCTGATGACCATCGCTATACAGATCCTGGACAGAGCTCTCCGTG TGGACTTTGGTTTTCAGCACCTCCTGTGGGTGTATTCTGGCAGAAGAGGTGTTCATTGTTGGGTGTGTGATGAAGCCGCCAGGACACTTTCAGTATCTGCTCGATCCGCAGTGGCAGAATACCTCAGTTTGGTCAAG GGTGGTGAGGAAACAGTGAAGAAAGTGGTTCTGACAGAGCCAATTCATCCCTTCATTAG AGAATCTCTGACAGTGGTGGAGCGATACTTTTCTATGTATGCATTGCAGGAGCAGGACATACTGGGCTGCAAAGAGTCTGTAGAACAAGTGTTGGCCCTCGTTCCTGAtgat GTTCGAAAAGAGTTACAGCAAGACTTcataaatgaaaacaatcccCAAAATAGGTGGCAACTCATCATGGAACACGCCAGAAAGAAACAG GTGACTGCCAAGAAAGGCCAGCACTTTGAGAAAGAAATCATGTTGCAGTACTGTTACCCACGACTGGATGTGAATGTCAGTAAAGGGGTGAACCATTTGCTGAAGAGCCCCTTCAGTGTCCATCCTAAAACAG GGCGAATCTCTGTTCCTATGGACATCACAGATCTGGATACGTTTGACCCCTTCACCGTACCCACTATAAA TTTGATCTGTAATGAGTTGGATCAAGCCAAGGTGGATGATGTTGAAGAGGATGAAAACTCAGAAGTCAAGGAAAATGAGGAAGAACGTGCAGAGAAACATAAAATAAGAG ACTTCAAAAGAACCAGTCTGGCAAAATATGTCAAGTATTTTGATGCATTTTTGGAGGGGCTCTCTCAGTCACAGAAAGGAGAACTTCTCAGAAAGAGTG ATCTTCAAAAGGAATTTTGA